One Fulvia fulva chromosome 8, complete sequence DNA window includes the following coding sequences:
- a CDS encoding Arsenical-resistance protein Acr3, protein MTAHEHYPTDDAECPHHLDLTMNKPTPAAAILTSQQLQDPEKQSNTDIPPPKTSIYAGLGWLDRFLVIWILLAIIIGILLGNLVEDVGPALQRGKFVDVSIPIVVGLLVMMYPILCKVKYETLHKVFAHRQIWIRLGFSIVVNWIVAPLVMLGLAWAFLPDEPGLRNGLIFVGLARCIAMVLIWTNLAGGDEDYCAILVAVNSILQMVLYAPLAILFVKIIGHGGGNSVSYSIVARSVGVFLGVPLAAAILTRFTLRAVNAKWYDTTFLKYLAPWSLIGLLYTILVLFASQGKQVVHQTVSVVRVAAPLVCYFAVIFFATLCVCRRMGFGYRLSATQSFTAASNNVELAIAVAVATFGADSDEALASMVGPLVEVPVLVGLVYVIKWIGRRWCWDD, encoded by the exons ATGACCGCTCACGAGCACTACCCAACAGATGATGCAGAATGCCCACATCACCTCGACCTCACAATGAACAAGCCAACTCCCGCAGCAGCGATCCTCACCTCGCAACAGCTCCAAGACCCAGAGAAGCAAAGCAACACCGACATCCCTCCTCCCAAAACCTCAATCTACGCAGGACTCGGCTGGCTCGACAGATTCCTCGTCATCTGGATCCTCCTCGCCATCATCATCGGTATTCTACTCGGCAACCTTGTTGAAGATGTCGGTCCCGCTCTGCAAAGAGGAAAGTTCGTCGACGTCTCGATTCCCATCGTTGTGGGCCTGCTGGTCATGATGTATCCCATTCTATGCAAAGTCAAGTACGAAACGCTCCACAAAGTCTTCGCACATCGACAGATTTGGATCCGGCTAGGCTTCAGCATTGTTGTGAACTGGATCGTCGCGCCATTGGTTATGCTTGGACTGGCGTGGGCGTTCCTGCCTGACGAGCCGGGGCTTAGGAATGGGCTTATCTTTGTTGGGTTGGCGCGGTGTATCGCTATG GTCCTCATCTGGACCAACCTCGCCGGCGGCGACGAAGACTACTGCGCCATCCTCGTAGCCGTCAACTCAATCCTCCAAATGGTCCTCTACGCCCCCCTCGCCATCCTCTTCGTCAAAATCATCGGCCACGGCGGCGGCAACTCAGTCTCCTACTCCATCGTCGCCCGCAGCGTCGGAGTCTTCCTAGGCGTCCCCCTCGCCGCAGCAATCCTCACGCGCTTCACCCTCCGCGCCGTAAACGCCAAATGGTACGACACCACCTTCCTCAAATACCTCGCCCCCTGGTCCCTGATCGGCCTCCTCTACACCATCCTCGTCCTCTTCGCGTCGCAGGGGAAGCAAGTTGTGCATCAAACTGTATCGGTGGTGAGAGTAGCGGCGCCGCTGGTGTGTTATTTTGCGGTGATTTTCTTTGCGACGCTGTGCGTGTGTAGGAGGATGGGGTTTGGGTATAGGTTGTCGGCGACGCAGAGTTTCACGGCTGCGAGCAATAATGTTGAGCTGGCGATTGCGGTGGCGGTGGCGACGTTTGGGGCGGATAGTGATGAGGCGTTGGCGAGTATGGTGGGGCCGTTGGTTGAGGTGCCCGTGTTGGTTGGGTTGGTTTATGTAATCAAGTGGATTGGGAGAAGGTGGTGTTGGGATGATTGA